From the genome of Arthrobacter russicus:
GGGCTTGCCCGGCAAGCAGAGCACGATCTGCCGACTCCGGTTCCCACGGCAGGAAATGCGCGATCGGCAGCGACGGTCCGAATCGCTCCCAGGCGCGCCGCAACGCCGCTTCCGGCCGTCGGCCCACGGCCGAAGCCCGGACCTTGTTCAGCACCACGGTGAGGCACGCTGCCGGCACGATGGAAAGCACCTCATCGAGCGCCCGGAGCAATCTGGGCACCCCGATGCTGTCCGCCGCCCCCACGGCAATCACCTGATCTGCTTCGGACAACACCAGCAACGCCGAGCCGTTGCGCCGCGGCGCCATGGTGTCGAAGCTGAGCTCCTCATCCGCTTCCAAGGCAAAACCGCAATCGATCACCGTGGTCTGGAAAACCTCCCGGGACCGGTCCAACACCTGGCGCAGCGCGGAACTGCGCAGTTCCGGCCAGCGGTCCGCGCGGCTCAATCCGGTCAACACCCGGAGGGGGCTGCCCCCGACCACCAGCTCCACGGAAGACTTCAGCAGACTCGCCGGATCGAGCACGCCCTGTTCCGCGTATCGGCAGGCTTGGGCTATCCCGGCGGATTCGTCGAGCAAACCGAGCGTCGCGGCCACGCTCGGACCGTAAGTGTCGGCGTCGATCAAGAGCACGGAATCCCCGGTGGCAGCCGCTTCGGCAGCCAGATTCACGGCAACCGTGGTCTTGCCGGGCGAACCTACCGGACCCCAGACCGCGAGGACCCGGTGCTCGGCAACCCCGGCCGGCGCCGGCCCCGCCGGCCCGCGGCTGCCCTGGGGCAAGAACCCTTCACTCGGCGGATCCGTCGCCGCGTGCGTCCTGAGCGGCGCAGAAGCATCCGCATACCCCGGGTCCGCCCCGCCCGACGGCGTGGCAACACCCAATTCCGGGCCGGCATCGACGAGCCGGCAGATCTGCGCCGCGAGATCCACGGCGCCGCTGCGCTCCGGAGCCGTGGCCACCCCGAGATTCTGCAGGCGCCGCTGTTGCGCACCGTCGTCGCTGAGCACCAGGAGGCTCACCCCTTGGTGCCGGAAGCGGTCCAGGACGCTGGCGGTGAGCTCGTCGATGCCGGTCGAGACGATCGCTGCCCTGGCCAGTCCGCTCTGGCAGACGGCGATCAGCTCGGCAAGTTCCGCGCAATGCCTGACCACTGCGATCGGCCCGCGCAAGCCTTCCAGACCGGCGACCAGGTCACCCGCCGCCCGGCCGACGGTAGCGACCGGAATACTCATCCCTGGCCGCCGGAAGGGTTCCACACCACGGAAATTTTGGCGTTGTTCGCCAGCGAATCCAAAATCTGGGGCATCTGCTGTTTGCCCACCAGCACGTAGACCGACGTGCTCCGATTGCTGCCCAGGCCCCCGGATCTGTTTTCCAGCTGCGAAATTTCGGCCCCGGCCAGCAGCCGCACCGGTTCATTGAAACCGCCGGACCGCACATCGGGCCGGCTGGCCCAGACATCCACCCGGCTGCCGACTTTCGCCCCGGCCGGCAAATTCTCGTCCAGGCTGAACGCAATGGGGCTGCGATCGACCGACGCGGCCTCGTCGATGCTTGATTTCGGCAGCAATTCGCCCTGCGGAATGCGCTGGACCGCAAATCCATTCGACGGCAATCCTTCGGCAGCCAACTGATATCGTTCCTGCACCGGATCGAGGCGCACCCGGCCACGGTCCAGCAGGTCTTCGGTGATTTTCTGCCCGACCGGGATATCCCGTTTGGCAATGAAGACCTCGGTCGTCCGGTCGGCTCCGGCCAGCAGGGACACTACCGCGGCTACCGAAGCGAGGACCAGCAGAATGCCCACCAGGAGCCGGGGATCACGCCAAGACGGCCGCTTGAGCCGATTCGTTGCCGGGGTGCCGAGCGTCATTCCGCCTCCGCCGCGTCGTCGGATTCCTGCCGATGCCATCTGTGGGTCACCGTGGTCCCACCAGACTAGACGCAGATCACCGGCTGCCAAGCAGTTCCCCGAAAATCTGTGGAAAACCACGGCAAAGCTGTCCAAACCCGGTCAAGGGTGACAAAATCGAGGCATGCCCCGCTTCCTGACCTTGGCCGACGTCTCGGAACAGCTCCAGATTTCCGCACCGGCAGCCTACGCTTTGGTCCGCAGCGGCGAACTCTCCGCGATTCAAGTGGGCGGCCGGGGACAGTGGCGGATCGAAGAGGCGATGTTGGAGAAATACATCCAAGACCGCTATGCCGAGGCCGAGCGCCAGATTGCTGAGAACCGGGCGAAGTCCGGCAGTACCGATTGATTCGGCGAACCAGGGTTCACCGTGGTTCCCTGGTCGCGGACGAGAGCGCTGCGATCGCCGCGAAAGGCACCATCCGCCGCCCCGCGACATTCCCGACCCGGCGTGCTTCACCATCCCGGACCACGGTGATTTCGCAGTAGTCCCGCCCGACCTGATCGATGGTTCCGGAAATCGTTGCCGGCGCTGCGTCCAGCCCGGCCAAATGAACGGTGACGAACTCCCGGTCCCGGGCCAGCAGACGCACCGCAGATCCGAAGCCATGCCGCAGCGCGCTGCTCGGCCGGCTCGCCGAACCTGAAAGTCCCTGCACGGTCAGCACTTCCGCGCTGCGGATTAGCACTGAGCGGACTTCGGTTTCCAAGAGGAACCAGGCCTCCCCCACCCGGGACAGTACGCCGTCGAACCGCAGCCGCGATGTCAACTGCACCGTCACAGACGAACCCGAGGAACCACGAATCCGGTCCGCGAACTCGATCCCGGCGGACTCGGCGCGGGCCAGATCGGTGATCTCGGATTCGAATCCGAGCTGTTGCGAAGCCGACATCTGGCCGTCCAGATCTCTGAAGAACCCCTCCCATCGCATCCGCACAGCGTATTGGCGCGGCAGGAAGAGGTCAAGGGAACGGCACACAAAAGGCATGGACAAAAAGACCAGGAGATGCTCCAATGTCTTCTATGAATCTCAAAACACATCAAACATCATCAAAAGGCATTCAAGTTCATCGGCATTCTGTACCGTTGTCCGAAGACCTGCTGCTCGGAGTACTCGTTTTGGCCCTCGGCGCGGGCTTCACCGTGCTCGGCGGCTTCGCCTTGCCGGACTGGCAACGAACCGGCTTCTGGCAATCGGCGACCTTCGACGATCTGATCGGCGCCACGGCAATCGCAGCGGGGGTCGCCATCGTGCTCTGGTGGCTGGTTTCGATGCTCGCGGCAGTTGCCGCAGCGCTGCTTTTCGCCCGTGGAAACCGCCGTCTGGCAGCCCGCTTCGGGCGACTGGCACCGGGGTTCATAAGGCGTCTGGCGATCGCCCTGCTGGGCATCAACCTGACCACGGTGCCACTCGCCTATGCCGACCAGGCAACGGACCCCGCGGCGCCGGCCGCCCAGGAAGCACCAGGCCAAGAATCCGTCGAACCGACCTACCGAGGGGTGGATCCGGCGTGGAAACCTCGGAACGCCACTCCCCCGCCGAACGCCGCTCCCCCGCCGGCCGCAACCCGCAGCGTCCGGGTGGTGGCAGCCGGCGAGAGCCTGTGGTCGATTGCCGCCACGACGCTGCGCGCCGGCGCTGCAGCATCCGACATCGCCGCCGAGTGGCCCCGCTGGTATGCGCAGAACCGGGAATCTGTGGGCCCGGACCCGGATCGGCTCCTGGCCGGGTCGGAACTGCAGGCGCCTGATCCGGCTTGAATCCTGGTGTTCGGTAAGGGGAACCGAAATGAACAGTGCCCTTGCTGCAGCTTGGGAGTCCGACGAGCCGGGGGTGCGACTTAGTGCGGTACGGGCTGAATCGCGGACTCGGCAGAGCCGGCCCGCCGCCGATGAACGAGCGGAAGTGCACCGGGTCGCCGGACATGTCGCCCGTGGCGCCCTCGAGGTGCTGGCCGGATCGCGGCAGGCCCAACAACTGGCCTCGCTGCTCGTGCCTGCGGTCTATCGCAGTCTGTTGGCCCGCGCCGAACTGAGCAAACGGGCCAGAGAATTGGACCCGGCGAAGTTCGCCAAACTCCACCAAGGAGTCAAGGCCCACTCGGTGCATTCATGCGCCGTAGTCCCAGGGGTTTACGAACTGAGCGTCGTGGTCACGGAACGAATCCGGTGCCGAGCACTGGCGATGCGGATAGAAAAGCAGGGCGGCAACTGGAAAGTCACCGCCCTGCTCATCGGTTGAACCCGCGCATCGGCTGAATGCCAGGTCGTCCGGGCCGCCGGCTCAGCGCCGTTTTTTGCGCTTGTTGTTGGGTTTGCTCGACTTGCGTGCCGAGGGCGGCAAGGTGCTCTCTGCCGAGGAACCCGTGCCGCGCCGCTCCACTCTGGTCTCGGCTTCACCGGAAGCATCCGGCGCCGTGAACTGCAGCTGGCTGGGGCGCTCCGGAGCTTCCAATCCGGGCGCGGTGAGTACCGGACGGTTCGCTGCGGAAGCAGGCTCCGCCCCGTCGTCCGACCCGGATCCGCCATCGCCGACCCGATTGAGCAGGGCCGCGGGTTGATTGGCCTGGATACCGACCGATGCGGCGGGAGCTTCTTCCACCTGGACTTCCAAATTGAACAAGAAGCCGACGCTCTCCTCGCGGATCGCACCCATCATCGATTGGAACATGACGAAGCCTTCGCGCTGGTACTCGACCAACGGATCACGTTGCGCCATGGCGCGCAGACCGATGCCCTCTTTCAAATAATCCATCTCGTAAAGGTGTTCCTGCCACTTCCGGCCGATCACCGAAAGCACCACCCGACGCTCGAGTTCCCGCATGGTTTCGGCGCCCAGCTCCGTTTCCCGGTTTTGGTAAGCCAACTGGGCGTCGGACAGGATCTCACGTTTGAGCATCTCCACCGTGATATTGCCGGTGCCGCCTGCCTCCTCGGCCAGGTCGTCGACCGTGAGGCTCATCGGGTACAAGGTGCCCAGGGCGCTCCACAAGGCCTTGTAGTCCCAACCTTCCGCGTGGCCCTCGGCAGTGGCTGCGTCGATGCTTTCGTTGATCGTGTCTTCGAGGAAATGCTGCACTTTTTCATGCAGGTCGTCGCCCTCCAGGATCCGCCGACGGTCACCGTAGATCGCTTCGCGTTGCCGGTTGAGCACATCGTCGTATTTCAGCACGTTCTTGCGCTGCTCGGCATTGCGCCCTTCGACCTGCCCCTGCGCCGAAGCGATCGCCTTGGAGACCAGCTTGGATTCCAGCGCCTGGTCGTCCGGCATCGCCGAGCCGCCCATCAGGCGCTCGGCCGCACCGGAATTGAATAAACGCATCAAGTCGTCGGTCAAGGACAGGTAAAACCGGGATTCGCCCGGATCTCCCTGACGGCCGGACCGGCCACGCAGCTGGTTGTCGATCCGGCGGGACTCGTGCCGTTCGGTGCCCAGCACGTACAGGCCGCCCAGCTCCACGACTTCTTCGTGCTCTACTTCAGTGGTTTTCTGAGCCTTCTCATAAGCCTCGGCCCAGGCGGCCTCGTACTCCTCGGGAGTCTCTTCAGGGTTGAGCCCGCGCGCGGCCAGTTCGGCCACCGCGTTGAACTCGGCGTTTCCACCCAGCATGATGTCAGTGCCACGGCCGGCCATGTTGGTGGCCACGGTCACCGCGCCCTTGCGCCCGGCCTGCGCCACGATGGCGGCTTCCCGCGCGTGGTTCTTCGCGTTCAGGACTTCATGCTTGACGCCGGCCTTCGCAAGCTGCTTGGAGAGGTATTCGCTCTTTTCGACGCTGGTGGTACCCACCAGAACCGGCTGGCCCTTCTCGTGCCGTTCGACGATGTCCTTCACCACGGCTTCGAATTTGACCACTTCGTTCTTGTAGACCAAATCCGGCTGGTCCACGCGCACCATCGGCTTGTTGGTCGGAATCGGCACCACGCCGAGCCCGTAGGTGCCCATGAATTCCGCGGCCTCGGTCTCTGCGGTACCGGTCATTCCGGAGAGCTTCTCGTAGAGCCGGAAGTAGTTCTGCAGGGTCACCGTGGCCAAGGTCTGGTTTTCCGCCTTGATTTCCACGCCCTCTTTGGCTTCGATGGCCTGGTGCATGCCTTCGTTGTAACGCCGGCCGGCCAGAATACGGCCGGTGTGTTCGTCGACGATCAGCACTTCGCCGTCCAGGATCACATAATCCTTGTCCCGCTTGAAGAGCTCCTTGGCTTTGATCGCGTTGTTCAAGAAGCCGATCAGCGGAGTGTTCGCCGACTCGTAGAGGTTGCTGATGCCCAGGTAGTCTTCGACCTTTTCGATGCCCGGCTCGAGCACTCCGACGGTGCGTTTTTTCTCATCCACTTCGTAGTCGTCCTCGACCTCGAGGCGCAAAACCACCTTCGCGAACTCGCTGTACCAGCGGTTGGCATCGCCGCTGGCCGGACCCGAGATGATCAACGGCGTCCTGGCTTCATCGATCAGGATCGAGTCGACTTCGTCGACGATCGCGAAGTGGTGTCCGCGCTGCACCAGCTCATCGGAGCTCCACGCCATATTGTCGCGCAGGTAGTCGAACCCGAACTCGTTGTTGGTGCCGTAGGTGACATCGGCGGCGTATTGTTCGCGGCGCGTCGGCGGCTCCTGCTGCGACAGGATGCACCCGCTGGTCAATCCCATGAATCGGTGCACCCGGCCCATCAGCTCGGATTGGTAGCTGGCCAGGTAGTCGTTGGTCGTGACGATGTGCACGCCTTTGCCGGAGAGCGCATTGAGGTACGCCGGCGCGGTGGCGACCAGGGTCTTGCCTTCACCGGTTTTCATTTCCGCGATGTTGCCCAGATGCAGCGCGGCACCGCCCATCAACTGCACATCGAATTGCCGCATGCCGAGCGTCCGCCGGGAACCCTCGCGGACCGCGGCAAAGGCCTCCGGCAGCAAATCGTCGAGCGACTCGCCGTCCGCATGGCGCGCTTTGAGCTTGTCCGTCTCCTCACGCAGCTCCGCGTCGGTGAAGGTCTGGAACGAGTCTTCCAAGGAATTGATCGCGTCAGCATAGACATGCAGCTTTTTGAGCGTCTTGCGGTCGCCGGTGCGAAGAATCTTTTCAAGCAGTGATGGCACGTTCCATGCTCCTGGGTTGCTACAGCCTAGTGATGGCCCGGTTCGGGCACCTGGACGGTTTCCAGCGTGATCAGTCTACGTGAGTCACGTCTCGGCGAGCATACTGGTTCCCGCTGAGCGAATTCTGATCGTGCCGAACCCGGATCACTGCGGCATGCGGCCAAGCCTTTACCCGGTTGGACGGCCCGTCACCGCCGCGCCAGAACCGCCGCCAACGGCACGGCGAGATCCCCCACCGGTTCCACCACGACGTCGGCCAAACCCAGCCATTGGGCCAGCAAACCCAACTCGGCGGCAAGCTCCACTGCGGTATCGGCCGGCGCTTCGGGCTCGGCGAATGCGGTGCGCACCAGGAGCCGGCCGGCGGACCGGTCAGCTTTGAGATCGGTCCGCGCCACGATGCGGTCCCGGAGCAGGAACGGCAACACGTAGTAGCCGTGGGTGCGCTTGTGCGCCGGGGTGTAGATACCGATCCGGTAATGCATGCCGAACAGGTCCAGCAACCTGCTGCGCTCGAAAACCAACGGGTCGAAAGGGCTCAGCAAAGCCCTGGCCCGGGACGTCCGCGGGCGTGCCGCTTCCCGGTGCACGAACAATTCCGATTCCCAGCCCCGCACTGCCACCGGCTCCAAAACGCCCTCGTCGACCAGACGCCGTACCGCGGCAACCGCCGGCTTCACCGGGAGCCGGAAATAGTCCGCAAAACAACGTGCGCTGCCGATGCCGTGCGCCCGGGCCGATGCCTCGATGAGCCGGTGGATGCTCGCTTCGCGGTCATCCGGCGCTACGGAGCGCTCGGCCGACCCCAGGATCCGTCCGGTCGGCGTGTACCGGCGCTCGAATTGCTCATTTCGACCGGCAACGCCGACTTCGCCGGCGATGAACAGCTTCTCCAAAATCTGCTTCACCGGATTCCAATTCCAGCCCCAGTTTTTGCGGTCGATCTCGAATTGCTGCCCGATCCGGCTGCTCACCTGCCGTGCGGTCATCGCCCGCCCGGCTTCGAGGGTGGCCAAGATCCGCTGGGCCAGTGCGGCTTCTTCTTCATCCGGCAAGGTGTCGCCGCCGAACCAATTCCGCCGCTGCCACAACCGGATGTCCGCGAAGTGCTTCGGCTGGATGAAGCTTGCCTCGTGCGCCCAGTACTCGACCATCTTGCGGGGATGCTTATTGCTGAGTTTGTTCAGCAGGTCGCGGTCGTAGTCGCCCAAACGGGCGAAAAAGGGCAGGTAATGGCTTCGGGAGAGCACATTGACCGAATCGATCTGGACCAATTGCATCTGTTCGAAACTTTTGGCCAGAGCCCTGCTGCTCACCGGTTTCCCCGGCTTCCCTTTGGCCAGCCCTTGGGCCCCGATGGCGATCCTCCGGGCTTGGGCGAGGGTCATCGGCGAAGCAGTCGTCATAGCCAAAGCCTAAGGGTTATTCCGGACAACGAGCGTCCGTAATAGGTGGT
Proteins encoded in this window:
- the secA gene encoding preprotein translocase subunit SecA, yielding MPSLLEKILRTGDRKTLKKLHVYADAINSLEDSFQTFTDAELREETDKLKARHADGESLDDLLPEAFAAVREGSRRTLGMRQFDVQLMGGAALHLGNIAEMKTGEGKTLVATAPAYLNALSGKGVHIVTTNDYLASYQSELMGRVHRFMGLTSGCILSQQEPPTRREQYAADVTYGTNNEFGFDYLRDNMAWSSDELVQRGHHFAIVDEVDSILIDEARTPLIISGPASGDANRWYSEFAKVVLRLEVEDDYEVDEKKRTVGVLEPGIEKVEDYLGISNLYESANTPLIGFLNNAIKAKELFKRDKDYVILDGEVLIVDEHTGRILAGRRYNEGMHQAIEAKEGVEIKAENQTLATVTLQNYFRLYEKLSGMTGTAETEAAEFMGTYGLGVVPIPTNKPMVRVDQPDLVYKNEVVKFEAVVKDIVERHEKGQPVLVGTTSVEKSEYLSKQLAKAGVKHEVLNAKNHAREAAIVAQAGRKGAVTVATNMAGRGTDIMLGGNAEFNAVAELAARGLNPEETPEEYEAAWAEAYEKAQKTTEVEHEEVVELGGLYVLGTERHESRRIDNQLRGRSGRQGDPGESRFYLSLTDDLMRLFNSGAAERLMGGSAMPDDQALESKLVSKAIASAQGQVEGRNAEQRKNVLKYDDVLNRQREAIYGDRRRILEGDDLHEKVQHFLEDTINESIDAATAEGHAEGWDYKALWSALGTLYPMSLTVDDLAEEAGGTGNITVEMLKREILSDAQLAYQNRETELGAETMRELERRVVLSVIGRKWQEHLYEMDYLKEGIGLRAMAQRDPLVEYQREGFVMFQSMMGAIREESVGFLFNLEVQVEEAPAASVGIQANQPAALLNRVGDGGSGSDDGAEPASAANRPVLTAPGLEAPERPSQLQFTAPDASGEAETRVERRGTGSSAESTLPPSARKSSKPNNKRKKRR
- a CDS encoding AAA family ATPase, which encodes MSIPVATVGRAAGDLVAGLEGLRGPIAVVRHCAELAELIAVCQSGLARAAIVSTGIDELTASVLDRFRHQGVSLLVLSDDGAQQRRLQNLGVATAPERSGAVDLAAQICRLVDAGPELGVATPSGGADPGYADASAPLRTHAATDPPSEGFLPQGSRGPAGPAPAGVAEHRVLAVWGPVGSPGKTTVAVNLAAEAAATGDSVLLIDADTYGPSVAATLGLLDESAGIAQACRYAEQGVLDPASLLKSSVELVVGGSPLRVLTGLSRADRWPELRSSALRQVLDRSREVFQTTVIDCGFALEADEELSFDTMAPRRNGSALLVLSEADQVIAVGAADSIGVPRLLRALDEVLSIVPAACLTVVLNKVRASAVGRRPEAALRRAWERFGPSLPIAHFLPWEPESADRALLAGQALREAVADSQLRRKIADIIGADAQRSRRSAVTSNTAGRTVSR
- a CDS encoding winged helix-turn-helix domain-containing protein; translated protein: MTTASPMTLAQARRIAIGAQGLAKGKPGKPVSSRALAKSFEQMQLVQIDSVNVLSRSHYLPFFARLGDYDRDLLNKLSNKHPRKMVEYWAHEASFIQPKHFADIRLWQRRNWFGGDTLPDEEEAALAQRILATLEAGRAMTARQVSSRIGQQFEIDRKNWGWNWNPVKQILEKLFIAGEVGVAGRNEQFERRYTPTGRILGSAERSVAPDDREASIHRLIEASARAHGIGSARCFADYFRLPVKPAVAAVRRLVDEGVLEPVAVRGWESELFVHREAARPRTSRARALLSPFDPLVFERSRLLDLFGMHYRIGIYTPAHKRTHGYYVLPFLLRDRIVARTDLKADRSAGRLLVRTAFAEPEAPADTAVELAAELGLLAQWLGLADVVVEPVGDLAVPLAAVLARR
- a CDS encoding helix-turn-helix domain-containing protein, with the protein product MPRFLTLADVSEQLQISAPAAYALVRSGELSAIQVGGRGQWRIEEAMLEKYIQDRYAEAERQIAENRAKSGSTD
- a CDS encoding Rv3235 family protein, encoding MNSALAAAWESDEPGVRLSAVRAESRTRQSRPAADERAEVHRVAGHVARGALEVLAGSRQAQQLASLLVPAVYRSLLARAELSKRARELDPAKFAKLHQGVKAHSVHSCAVVPGVYELSVVVTERIRCRALAMRIEKQGGNWKVTALLIG